From the Clarias gariepinus isolate MV-2021 ecotype Netherlands chromosome 3, CGAR_prim_01v2, whole genome shotgun sequence genome, one window contains:
- the wdr83os gene encoding protein Asterix, with amino-acid sequence MSCNNMADPRRHNKIFRYKPPSSDSNPTLEDPTPDYMNLLGMIFSMCGLMLKLKWCAWIAVYCSFISFANSRSSEDTKQMMSSFMLSISAVVMSYLQNPQPMSPPW; translated from the exons atgagCTGTAACAACATGGCGGACCCGCGGAGACACAACAAGATCTTCCG ctACAAGCCTCCCAGCAGTGACTCTAATCCCACTCTAGAGGATCCGACCCCAGACTACATGAACCTCCTGGGCATGATCTTCAGTATGTGTGGGCTCATGCtcaag ttAAAGTGGTGCGCATGGATCGCAGTGTACTGCTCCTTCATCAGTTTTGCGAACTCGCGCAGCTCAGAGGACACCAAGCAGATGATGAGCAGCTTCAT GCTCTCTATATCAGCGGTGGTGATGTCGTACCTGCAGAACCCTCAGCCCATGTCACCGCCATGGTAA